In Gordonia iterans, the following proteins share a genomic window:
- a CDS encoding wax ester/triacylglycerol synthase domain-containing protein, whose translation MTSETNEQTGAAGQDKPIDWGTDSRMSPVDTVMWRGDADRNLRSTISMLELYDCTPDWDRLVAAHEWGSRMAPRFRQRVIEAPLQAGPPSWSVDPDFDLHYHLRRIRIGGDGSMRELLATCEQLAMTPLDPRRPPWEGYLIEGLPDGRSAYFLKAHHALTDGLGAIIALAQLHSPTRDPIPGKPQPPAPEVHEPSALDVLRTQLGEEVERIPRLAGMALEGVLALRNPKRALSRVLRYGRSVPRVAGLVGPPGSPLLAGRSGSWRFAAFEVPFTSLKAAATATNASINDVYLGGLIGGFRKYHERNDVMVDAIPVAIPISVREEGEQGGGNRIAVGRLAGPVGIDDAFERVLTCREQVRAARNEPAVDVFNTAGPVLAWMPGQLLAQFSGTTAGNDLQASNVPGIPWDTYVAGAKVERMFPFGPLPGCAVMATMITHNGIACLGLNFDAAAIVDPDLFAECLVDGFNEVIALAATSDDEPPLPPMIRVE comes from the coding sequence ATGACGAGTGAGACGAACGAACAGACCGGGGCGGCCGGGCAGGACAAGCCGATCGACTGGGGCACCGATTCGCGGATGAGTCCGGTCGACACGGTGATGTGGCGCGGCGATGCAGACCGCAATCTCCGCTCGACCATCAGCATGCTCGAGCTGTACGACTGCACTCCCGACTGGGACCGGCTGGTCGCGGCGCACGAGTGGGGAAGCCGCATGGCGCCGCGCTTCCGGCAGCGGGTGATCGAGGCGCCGCTGCAGGCGGGACCGCCGAGCTGGTCGGTGGATCCGGACTTCGATCTGCACTATCACCTGCGCCGCATCCGGATCGGCGGGGACGGTTCGATGCGCGAGCTGCTTGCCACCTGCGAGCAACTGGCGATGACTCCGCTCGACCCGCGGCGCCCGCCCTGGGAGGGCTACCTGATCGAGGGGCTGCCCGACGGCAGATCCGCCTACTTCCTCAAAGCGCACCACGCGCTGACCGACGGGCTGGGCGCGATCATCGCGCTGGCGCAGCTGCACTCGCCGACGCGCGATCCCATCCCGGGCAAGCCGCAGCCGCCGGCTCCCGAGGTGCACGAACCGAGCGCGCTCGACGTGCTCCGCACGCAACTCGGCGAGGAGGTGGAGCGCATCCCGCGGCTGGCCGGGATGGCGCTCGAAGGCGTTCTCGCGCTGCGGAATCCGAAGCGGGCGCTGAGCCGGGTGCTGCGGTACGGGCGATCGGTGCCGCGGGTGGCCGGTCTGGTCGGTCCGCCGGGCTCGCCGCTGCTCGCCGGGCGGAGCGGGTCGTGGCGGTTCGCCGCGTTCGAGGTCCCGTTCACGAGTCTGAAGGCGGCGGCCACCGCGACCAACGCGTCGATCAACGACGTGTACCTGGGCGGGCTGATCGGCGGCTTCCGCAAGTACCACGAGCGAAACGACGTGATGGTCGACGCGATCCCGGTCGCCATCCCGATCTCCGTGCGCGAGGAGGGAGAACAGGGCGGCGGCAACCGGATCGCGGTCGGCCGGCTGGCCGGCCCCGTCGGCATCGACGACGCCTTCGAGCGGGTGCTCACCTGTCGCGAGCAGGTGCGCGCCGCCCGCAACGAGCCGGCGGTCGACGTGTTCAACACCGCGGGTCCGGTGCTGGCCTGGATGCCCGGCCAGCTGCTCGCGCAGTTCAGCGGCACCACCGCCGGGAACGACTTGCAGGCCAGCAACGTCCCCGGCATCCCGTGGGACACCTACGTCGCCGGTGCCAAGGTGGAGCGGATGTTCCCGTTCGGTCCGCTGCCCGGCTGCGCGGTGATGGCCACGATGATCACGCACAACGGGATCGCCTGCCTGGGACTGAACTTCGACGCCGCGGCGATCGTCGATCCGGACCTGTTCGCCGAGTGCCTGGTCGACGGGTTCAATGAGGTCATCGCGCTGGCGGCCACCTCCGACGACGAGCCGCCGCTGCCGCCGATGATCCGCGTGGAGTGA
- a CDS encoding DM13 domain-containing protein has translation MPRQQRDGRRTAWVLGGVAVVVAVVLVVAGAVFQPWLLWVNNEVDDAIPSATTRAQADPSGASPAPSGPVILSTGSFISHEHTTTGSASIIENPDGSRLLAIENLSTTTGPDVNVWLSAGEVIPGRAGWFTAADAPRVDLGDLKGNRGNQVYPIPADVDLARYGSVVLWCVRFSVSFGAAELHRA, from the coding sequence ATGCCACGACAGCAGCGAGACGGTCGCCGGACCGCATGGGTTCTCGGCGGGGTCGCCGTCGTGGTCGCGGTGGTGCTGGTCGTGGCCGGTGCGGTCTTTCAGCCGTGGCTGCTCTGGGTGAACAACGAGGTGGACGACGCGATCCCGTCGGCCACCACACGCGCGCAGGCCGATCCGTCCGGGGCGTCTCCCGCGCCGTCGGGGCCGGTGATCCTGTCGACGGGCAGCTTCATCAGTCACGAGCACACCACCACCGGCAGCGCGTCGATCATCGAGAACCCGGACGGTTCCAGGCTCCTGGCGATCGAGAATCTGAGCACGACGACCGGGCCGGACGTCAATGTCTGGCTGTCGGCGGGCGAGGTGATCCCCGGGCGGGCGGGATGGTTCACCGCGGCTGACGCACCACGCGTCGACCTCGGCGACCTCAAGGGCAATCGCGGCAACCAGGTGTACCCGATTCCGGCGGACGTCGACCTGGCACGGTACGGGTCCGTCGTGCTGTGGTGTGTGCGCTTCAGCGTGTCCTTCGGCGCGGCCGAACTGCACCGGGCGTGA
- a CDS encoding MFS transporter — translation MTSTVSSAPVPPLPRHTSLGYAAGSVGTGAFGVLPGLVLAYYLTDSLGVAAWLAAIVVVIPKGIDVVINPLIGTRSDRDAATTGRRTRLMWIGTLAIVPLFVLTFCAPASVSPGLGALWVLILFSLTAVAYALFQVPYIALPADLTRDYDERTSLIADRIVVLALTILVVGAGAPAIRDALGGGVNGYAVMAAATAGLIGIGMASATFWAGRAAARRRLPGQSASGHSFRDGFAAFRNNRHYRILLSVFVIQALASAVMLAGAQYLATYVLQDKTALTPLFASLIAPALLVMPVWVRVGRRYGKRRGLTIAATLFMLAALSLAVAVVEPGAWVFASVAVCGVGYAGMQTFPLAMLPDVIDEQSGRTGRDQGGALAGLWTAAETFGLAIGPGLYLLVLAASGFVSSTGTETADQPQSAVVGITAGFALLPALLIAVSLAVLTRYDKQEQPS, via the coding sequence GTGACCTCGACCGTGTCGTCGGCGCCGGTGCCGCCGCTGCCTCGTCATACCTCCCTCGGGTACGCCGCGGGAAGTGTCGGCACCGGCGCGTTCGGCGTGCTGCCCGGCCTGGTTCTGGCCTACTACCTGACCGATTCCCTCGGCGTCGCCGCATGGCTTGCCGCGATCGTGGTGGTGATCCCGAAAGGCATCGACGTCGTCATCAACCCGCTGATCGGCACGCGAAGCGACCGCGATGCCGCGACGACGGGCCGGCGCACCCGCCTGATGTGGATCGGCACTCTCGCCATCGTGCCGCTCTTCGTGCTGACCTTCTGCGCCCCGGCCTCGGTCTCGCCGGGCCTCGGCGCCCTCTGGGTGCTGATCCTGTTCTCCCTCACCGCCGTCGCGTACGCGCTCTTCCAAGTGCCGTACATCGCGTTGCCTGCCGACCTCACCCGTGACTACGACGAACGGACGTCGCTGATCGCGGACCGGATCGTGGTGCTCGCGCTCACGATCCTGGTGGTCGGCGCCGGAGCTCCGGCCATCCGCGATGCGCTCGGCGGCGGCGTGAACGGCTACGCGGTGATGGCTGCCGCCACCGCCGGGCTGATCGGCATCGGAATGGCGTCGGCGACGTTCTGGGCCGGACGGGCCGCGGCGCGGCGGCGCCTGCCCGGCCAGTCAGCGAGCGGCCACAGTTTCCGGGACGGCTTCGCGGCCTTCCGGAACAATCGGCACTACCGGATCCTGCTGTCCGTCTTTGTGATTCAGGCACTGGCGTCGGCGGTCATGCTGGCCGGCGCCCAATACCTGGCCACCTACGTACTCCAAGACAAGACCGCCCTCACCCCGCTGTTCGCGTCCCTCATCGCGCCCGCACTTCTCGTGATGCCGGTATGGGTCCGAGTCGGCAGGCGCTACGGCAAGCGGCGCGGTCTGACGATCGCCGCCACTCTGTTCATGCTGGCGGCGCTGTCCCTCGCCGTCGCTGTCGTCGAACCCGGCGCCTGGGTCTTCGCTTCGGTCGCGGTGTGCGGCGTCGGTTACGCCGGCATGCAGACCTTCCCGCTCGCCATGCTGCCCGACGTGATCGACGAGCAATCCGGTCGCACCGGCCGCGACCAGGGCGGCGCCCTCGCCGGTCTCTGGACCGCCGCCGAGACCTTCGGTCTCGCGATCGGTCCCGGCCTCTACCTCCTCGTGCTGGCGGCGAGCGGCTTCGTCTCCTCCACCGGCACGGAGACCGCCGACCAGCCGCAGAGCGCCGTCGTCGGGATCACCGCGGGCTTCGCCCTGCTCCCGGCCCTGCTCATCGCGGTCAGCCTGGCAGTACTGACTCGCTACGACAAACAGGAACAGCCCTCATGA
- a CDS encoding membrane dipeptidase has product MKRIRGGIRPRNGLAVVLAGLLAVLGIVVAPSSTVPPPAYADPGGEPAYALAGNCYQLRGAGVPGGRYYAKAAALGQFLLYDTRGRLLTAADGKPVLRSAPSNAAIWSVTHAAGKYRLASTAPRGVVRTVALTHATGCRAFPEAQLNVEGSPVAGVDAQGRLRGFVDGHAHLMAEQFLGGGLHCGKPFSPLGITVALQDCPDHGRDGWPAIAEHILSEPGPHSADGWPTFQGWPQWYSLTHEQNYYRWIERAWRGGVRLINNYYVQNRVLCEIYPLGDEPCDEMESVRIQHRRLIKLQQYIDAQAGGPGKGFLKIVTSAAQARSVIAAGKLAVSLGIEISEPFGCRMINDVPQCTRADIDRGMDELKRMGVRQMILTHKFDNALGGAHIDEDFTGVAVQTGQIIATGQPWKTEPCRTPQRDHQAPFDAPGRCNARGLTDLGAYAVNAAIKRHMVIDIDHLSVKSADRVLRIAEARRYPGITTTHSWTDPTNYRRILQLGGAVGLYASGAERTPGDKHSESFVDEWRKVRRAANGQAVGVAYGADMNGLGKQAPPRPGAATNPVRYPFRAEDGTLMFRHISGTRVFDVNTDGTAHYGLIPDWIQSLRLAAGRDGDAVVSDMYAAADAKVRMWQLTENHR; this is encoded by the coding sequence ATGAAACGGATTCGGGGCGGCATTCGCCCGCGCAACGGGCTGGCCGTGGTCCTGGCCGGCCTCCTGGCGGTACTGGGCATCGTCGTCGCACCTTCGTCGACTGTCCCCCCGCCGGCGTATGCGGACCCGGGCGGCGAGCCGGCTTACGCCCTCGCCGGGAACTGCTATCAGCTGCGCGGTGCCGGCGTGCCCGGCGGGCGCTACTACGCCAAGGCCGCCGCCCTCGGCCAGTTCCTCCTCTACGACACGCGCGGACGCCTGCTCACGGCCGCCGACGGAAAGCCCGTCTTGCGCAGCGCACCGTCGAACGCGGCCATTTGGTCGGTCACCCACGCCGCCGGCAAGTACCGGCTCGCCTCGACCGCTCCGCGCGGGGTCGTCCGCACCGTCGCCCTGACCCACGCCACCGGCTGCCGCGCGTTCCCCGAAGCCCAGCTCAACGTCGAAGGCTCTCCCGTCGCGGGTGTCGATGCGCAGGGCCGGTTGCGGGGCTTCGTCGACGGTCACGCCCACTTGATGGCCGAGCAGTTCCTCGGCGGCGGACTCCACTGCGGAAAGCCGTTCAGCCCCTTGGGAATCACGGTCGCTCTTCAAGACTGCCCGGACCACGGCCGCGACGGCTGGCCGGCGATCGCCGAGCACATCCTGTCCGAGCCGGGTCCGCACAGCGCCGACGGCTGGCCGACGTTCCAGGGCTGGCCGCAGTGGTACTCGCTGACCCACGAGCAGAACTACTACCGCTGGATCGAGCGTGCCTGGCGCGGCGGCGTCCGGCTGATCAACAACTACTACGTGCAGAACCGCGTCCTGTGTGAGATCTATCCGCTCGGCGACGAACCGTGCGACGAGATGGAGTCGGTCCGCATCCAGCATCGTCGTCTGATCAAGCTGCAGCAGTACATCGACGCGCAGGCCGGGGGCCCCGGCAAGGGCTTCCTGAAGATCGTCACGAGTGCCGCGCAGGCGCGGTCGGTGATCGCCGCGGGCAAGCTCGCCGTCTCCCTCGGCATCGAGATCTCCGAACCCTTCGGCTGCCGGATGATCAACGACGTCCCCCAGTGCACCCGCGCCGACATCGACCGCGGCATGGACGAGCTCAAGCGGATGGGCGTGCGCCAGATGATCCTGACGCACAAGTTCGACAACGCTCTCGGCGGCGCGCACATCGACGAGGACTTCACCGGTGTCGCCGTGCAGACCGGTCAGATCATCGCCACCGGGCAGCCGTGGAAGACCGAACCGTGCCGCACCCCGCAGCGCGACCATCAGGCGCCGTTCGACGCTCCCGGCCGATGCAACGCCCGGGGCCTGACCGATCTCGGGGCGTATGCGGTGAACGCGGCGATCAAGCGCCACATGGTGATCGACATCGACCATCTGTCGGTGAAGTCGGCCGACCGCGTACTCCGTATCGCCGAGGCCAGGCGCTACCCCGGCATCACCACCACGCACTCGTGGACCGATCCGACCAACTACCGCCGGATCCTGCAACTCGGCGGCGCGGTGGGCCTCTACGCGAGCGGCGCCGAGCGCACCCCGGGCGACAAGCACAGCGAGTCCTTCGTCGACGAGTGGCGCAAGGTGCGCCGGGCCGCGAACGGCCAGGCGGTCGGCGTCGCCTACGGCGCCGACATGAACGGTCTGGGCAAGCAGGCTCCGCCGCGCCCCGGCGCCGCAACGAACCCGGTGCGCTATCCGTTCCGGGCCGAGGACGGCACGCTCATGTTCCGGCACATCTCCGGCACCCGGGTGTTCGACGTCAACACCGACGGCACGGCACACTACGGCCTGATCCCCGACTGGATTCAGAGCCTCCGCCTGGCCGCCGGACGAGACGGCGACGCCGTCGTCTCGGACATGTACGCCGCAGCCGACGCTAAAGTCCGGATGTGGCAACTGACCGAGAACCACCGGTGA
- a CDS encoding protein kinase domain-containing protein, translating to MQPGERIGRYTVVGRLGVGGMGEVYLVDNAELGRREAMKVVSVAASAKGGFEERFRREARAIATLDHPGIVTIYSSGIDHGRPWYAMQYVDGADLTDARLPVAETVEVVGRIADALDYAHSRGMVHRDVKPANIMTTRRPDGGLDRVTLLDFGIAKLADSTQLTITGAFIGTVSYSAPETLDGRADPRADQYSLACVAYELLTGRPPFAFDGATPMATATAHLYKAPPLVRATRPDLAVVDPVFQRALAKNPDARFPDCRSFARALAAALGEAAARSEAPGSRPRGTAPLGTTAPGRPAPGAPFPVPTTTTAPGTDPSSWQTYPGPVGAPTGPPGLTGVPGNGFPGGAPGRPPKRGRTMLILALVVVLVLASAGTAAYLLLGGDSETTAEAPPENRAQQMVIAGQTACAVNATGTLFCWGANDDGATGFGQNDGWQNDPKEVVLITDATAVSGGDYNPLAGEFHSNLCAISAGDVYCWGSGRTKVTSAGYAGSSIPVKVDGVSDAVLLSAQGGNACAVTAAEALYCWGGNLGADQYSTSARPVQISELSTVTAVAVAQETSCAVHDGSLSCWGANKDGQLGQGHERYLTGLTAVDLPGRVSAVAVGSGNGKPTHEDKERRMYNVCAVADGDLYCWGANVVGQLGDGTKETRRAPEKVPDLSEVTAVTTDIGSTCAIASGKAYCWGNNKLGQLGDGTKENRTSPTEVKGLPGTPVAITTGSSRTCAQVKVDGRDDPELHCWGNNFGNLFAKDAGDEVLTPVKIDLPA from the coding sequence ATGCAGCCAGGCGAGCGGATCGGCAGGTACACCGTCGTCGGCCGTCTCGGTGTCGGCGGGATGGGTGAGGTCTACCTCGTCGACAACGCCGAACTCGGCCGCCGCGAGGCGATGAAGGTCGTCTCCGTGGCGGCCAGCGCCAAGGGCGGCTTCGAGGAACGATTCCGGCGCGAAGCGCGGGCGATCGCCACGCTGGACCATCCGGGCATCGTGACGATCTACAGCTCGGGCATCGACCACGGGCGGCCCTGGTACGCGATGCAGTACGTGGACGGCGCGGATCTGACCGACGCGAGGCTGCCGGTGGCCGAGACGGTCGAGGTGGTCGGGCGAATCGCGGACGCACTCGACTACGCGCACTCGCGAGGCATGGTCCACCGCGACGTGAAACCGGCCAACATCATGACCACGCGCCGACCGGACGGCGGCCTCGACCGGGTGACGTTGCTCGACTTCGGCATCGCGAAGCTGGCCGATTCCACGCAGCTGACCATCACGGGAGCGTTCATCGGCACCGTCAGCTACTCGGCGCCGGAGACCCTGGACGGTCGTGCCGATCCGCGCGCCGACCAGTATTCGCTGGCGTGTGTGGCCTACGAGCTGTTGACCGGACGGCCGCCGTTCGCGTTCGACGGCGCCACTCCGATGGCCACCGCTACCGCGCATCTCTACAAGGCGCCGCCGCTGGTGCGGGCGACGCGGCCGGATCTGGCCGTCGTCGATCCGGTCTTTCAGCGCGCGCTGGCGAAGAATCCGGATGCGCGCTTCCCGGACTGCCGTTCGTTCGCGCGGGCGCTGGCGGCGGCCCTCGGGGAGGCCGCGGCGCGATCGGAAGCACCCGGGTCGCGGCCTCGCGGTACCGCGCCGCTGGGAACGACGGCGCCGGGACGGCCCGCGCCGGGCGCCCCGTTCCCGGTGCCGACGACGACGACCGCGCCCGGAACGGACCCGTCCTCGTGGCAGACCTACCCGGGACCGGTCGGAGCCCCGACCGGGCCCCCGGGTCTCACCGGTGTGCCCGGCAACGGCTTTCCGGGCGGCGCCCCGGGACGCCCGCCGAAGCGCGGACGCACGATGCTGATCCTCGCGCTGGTGGTGGTCCTGGTGCTGGCGTCGGCGGGCACGGCGGCCTATCTGTTGCTGGGCGGGGACTCCGAGACGACGGCGGAGGCGCCCCCGGAGAACCGCGCGCAGCAGATGGTCATCGCCGGGCAGACGGCGTGTGCGGTGAACGCGACGGGCACGCTCTTCTGCTGGGGTGCCAACGACGACGGCGCGACCGGGTTCGGCCAGAACGACGGGTGGCAGAACGATCCGAAAGAGGTGGTGCTGATCACCGACGCCACCGCGGTGTCCGGAGGCGACTACAACCCGCTGGCGGGGGAGTTCCACTCCAACCTGTGCGCAATCAGCGCGGGCGACGTGTATTGCTGGGGCAGTGGCCGCACCAAGGTCACCTCGGCCGGCTACGCCGGAAGCAGCATTCCGGTGAAGGTCGACGGCGTGTCCGATGCGGTGCTGCTCAGCGCCCAGGGTGGCAATGCGTGCGCGGTGACCGCCGCCGAAGCGCTGTACTGCTGGGGCGGCAACCTCGGCGCCGACCAGTACAGCACGTCCGCTCGCCCGGTTCAGATCAGCGAGTTGTCGACGGTCACGGCGGTCGCGGTGGCGCAGGAGACGTCGTGCGCCGTGCACGACGGCTCGCTCTCGTGCTGGGGCGCCAACAAGGACGGGCAGCTCGGGCAGGGGCACGAGCGTTACCTGACCGGCCTGACCGCCGTCGACCTGCCGGGCCGCGTGTCGGCGGTCGCCGTCGGCTCGGGCAACGGGAAGCCGACACACGAGGACAAAGAACGCCGGATGTACAACGTCTGCGCGGTGGCCGACGGCGACCTCTACTGCTGGGGCGCCAACGTCGTCGGTCAGCTGGGCGACGGCACCAAGGAGACGCGCCGGGCGCCGGAGAAGGTTCCGGACCTGTCGGAGGTGACCGCCGTGACCACCGACATCGGCTCCACCTGCGCCATCGCCAGCGGCAAGGCCTATTGCTGGGGCAACAACAAGCTCGGTCAGCTCGGCGACGGCACCAAGGAGAACCGGACCTCGCCGACCGAGGTGAAGGGTCTGCCGGGCACTCCGGTCGCGATCACCACCGGGTCGAGCCGGACCTGCGCGCAGGTGAAGGTCGACGGCCGGGACGATCCCGAGTTGCACTGCTGGGGCAACAATTTCGGCAACCTGTTCGCGAAGGACGCCGGCGACGAGGTGCTCACCCCGGTGAAGATCGACCTGCCGGCGTGA
- a CDS encoding pyridoxal phosphate-dependent decarboxylase family protein has product MTRSPDDVLAELARRRATDAPTHGGRVLSYVYDSGLAEIDDLAARAAALVQPVNGLDPTVFGSVAAMERDLIIFCRNAFHGPEAVGTVTSGGTESCILAVKSARDSAGAAPGTGSIVLPSTAHAAFDKAARLLGLRAVRVPVDPVTTRVSVSAMAEAIDDDTVLLIASAPNYPTGALDPIAELGALAVERGLPLHVDACLGGLALPWWPDPLPAWDFRVPGVSSISADLHKYGYAPKGASVLLHADRDRHRAGFFATTDWPGYPVVNPTLLGSRSAAGLAAAWAIVEHLGTEGFTGLVTKVAASTARLRAAVDGIEGLRVAGEPDGPVFAVVADHAASSPVDPHRWAAAVAERGFVLQPQPQYTQSDGTVLPSSTHLTITPVTASVLDELIAALRDGADAARGLASAAAPAALAALAGAFADGSINVDDVLALPSEAVEAALTGAGIDPHTDPSSATAALDMPAIVAAIEALPRPVTARMLTEFLAAYGNP; this is encoded by the coding sequence ATGACCAGATCCCCCGACGACGTCCTCGCCGAACTCGCACGACGACGCGCCACAGACGCCCCCACGCACGGCGGCCGCGTGCTCTCCTACGTGTACGACTCGGGTCTCGCCGAGATCGACGACCTCGCTGCACGGGCAGCGGCCCTGGTCCAGCCGGTCAACGGCCTGGACCCGACGGTATTCGGGTCCGTCGCGGCAATGGAACGCGACCTCATCATCTTCTGCCGCAACGCATTCCACGGACCTGAGGCGGTGGGCACGGTCACGTCGGGCGGCACTGAGAGCTGTATCCTCGCGGTGAAGTCGGCCCGCGACAGCGCCGGTGCCGCGCCCGGCACCGGCTCGATCGTGCTGCCGTCGACGGCGCACGCCGCGTTCGACAAGGCCGCGCGCCTGCTCGGCCTGCGCGCCGTCCGCGTCCCGGTCGACCCCGTCACCACCCGTGTGAGCGTCAGCGCGATGGCCGAGGCGATCGACGACGACACCGTCCTGCTGATCGCGTCCGCGCCGAACTACCCCACCGGTGCGCTCGACCCGATCGCAGAACTGGGCGCTCTCGCCGTCGAACGCGGCCTGCCGCTGCACGTCGACGCGTGCCTGGGCGGTCTGGCCCTGCCCTGGTGGCCGGACCCGTTGCCCGCCTGGGATTTCCGGGTACCGGGCGTCTCGTCGATCTCGGCGGACCTGCACAAGTACGGCTACGCGCCGAAGGGGGCGTCGGTGCTCCTGCACGCCGACCGGGATCGTCACCGCGCGGGCTTCTTCGCCACCACCGACTGGCCCGGGTACCCGGTCGTGAATCCGACGCTCCTCGGGTCGCGCTCGGCGGCCGGACTCGCGGCGGCGTGGGCGATCGTCGAGCACCTCGGCACTGAGGGGTTCACCGGGCTGGTCACGAAGGTCGCCGCCAGCACCGCCCGGCTGCGCGCCGCAGTCGACGGGATCGAGGGTCTGCGGGTGGCGGGCGAACCGGACGGCCCGGTCTTCGCTGTCGTCGCCGACCACGCGGCGTCGTCGCCGGTCGATCCGCATCGCTGGGCGGCCGCCGTCGCCGAACGCGGCTTCGTGTTGCAGCCGCAGCCGCAGTACACACAGTCCGACGGCACCGTGCTGCCATCGAGCACGCACCTGACCATCACGCCCGTCACTGCGAGCGTGCTCGACGAACTGATCGCCGCGCTGCGAGACGGGGCCGATGCAGCCCGCGGCCTCGCCTCGGCTGCTGCCCCCGCGGCGCTCGCCGCATTGGCCGGGGCCTTCGCCGACGGGTCGATCAACGTCGACGACGTCCTCGCGCTGCCCTCCGAGGCCGTCGAGGCCGCGCTGACCGGCGCCGGGATCGATCCGCACACCGATCCGTCGTCGGCGACCGCGGCCCTGGACATGCCCGCGATCGTCGCGGCGATCGAAGCCCTGCCCCGCCCGGTGACGGCCCGGATGCTGACCGAGTTCCTGGCGGCCTACGGCAATCCGTGA
- a CDS encoding HAD-IB family hydrolase encodes MSALSERLAQIREAPGGDKVCAFFDYDGTLIDGFSAADILRARVRSLDFTAGELRDGLMIALRGCYSEQDYAEVLKATRPAFAGKTYDELLAEGRNLFKNVTAAKLRPQMWQIIRAHRARGHRIVIASSATRFQIEPIAAEIGADRALATDIEVVDGIVTGRVLGRPLWGPGKAAAVRRLAREWDLDLASSFAYSDGNEDVPYLEAVGNPAAVSPQQGLRGVAEARGWPILDLKNPTYNKLGMALRTGAFYGSFLGGAAVGFGKSLVSSDRTDAMQAAVTSGLDVGFALAGVDVDVLSGREYLTSARPCVFVFNHQSKLDLPVMIHLVRGDATGVAKKEVGQLPLFGQILDAGGVVFIDRADAGKAIEQLTPVVEKIRDDQVSLVVAPEGTRSATPRVGSFKKGPFHIAMQAGVPVVPVVLRNAGEVMWRGSQLIKPGVVEVRVLPPVDTSSWSPETVGEHAEQVRQMFVDALTDWPVTAFDDGRLTRTMGVFEWQESGDDE; translated from the coding sequence ATGAGCGCGCTTTCGGAACGGCTGGCGCAGATCCGCGAGGCCCCCGGCGGCGACAAGGTGTGCGCGTTCTTCGATTACGACGGCACCCTGATCGACGGATTCTCCGCGGCGGACATCCTGCGCGCCCGGGTGCGCAGTCTCGACTTCACCGCCGGTGAACTCCGCGACGGCCTGATGATCGCGCTGCGCGGCTGCTACTCGGAGCAGGACTACGCCGAGGTGCTCAAGGCGACCCGGCCGGCGTTCGCGGGCAAGACCTACGACGAGCTCCTCGCCGAGGGACGGAATCTGTTCAAGAACGTGACGGCGGCCAAACTGCGGCCGCAGATGTGGCAGATCATCCGGGCGCACCGCGCTCGCGGGCATCGCATCGTGATCGCGTCGTCGGCGACCCGGTTCCAGATCGAGCCGATCGCCGCCGAGATCGGCGCCGACCGGGCGTTGGCGACCGACATCGAGGTGGTCGACGGCATCGTGACCGGCCGGGTGCTCGGACGGCCGCTGTGGGGGCCCGGCAAGGCCGCCGCGGTGCGCCGGCTGGCCCGGGAGTGGGATCTGGACCTGGCATCGTCGTTCGCCTACAGCGACGGCAACGAGGACGTGCCCTACCTGGAGGCGGTCGGCAATCCCGCGGCGGTGTCTCCGCAGCAGGGGCTGCGCGGGGTCGCCGAGGCACGGGGCTGGCCCATCCTGGACCTGAAGAACCCGACGTACAACAAGCTGGGCATGGCGCTGCGGACCGGAGCCTTCTACGGCAGCTTCCTCGGTGGGGCGGCGGTCGGCTTCGGCAAGTCGCTGGTGTCGTCGGACCGCACCGATGCGATGCAGGCGGCGGTCACGTCGGGCCTGGACGTCGGATTCGCACTGGCAGGAGTCGACGTCGACGTGCTGTCGGGGCGCGAGTACCTGACCTCGGCGCGGCCGTGCGTGTTCGTGTTCAACCATCAGTCCAAGCTCGACCTGCCGGTGATGATCCATCTGGTCCGCGGGGACGCGACCGGGGTGGCGAAGAAGGAGGTGGGCCAGCTTCCGCTGTTCGGCCAGATCCTCGACGCCGGAGGGGTGGTGTTCATCGACCGTGCGGACGCGGGCAAGGCGATCGAGCAGCTGACGCCCGTGGTCGAGAAGATCCGCGACGACCAGGTTTCGCTCGTCGTCGCGCCGGAGGGGACGCGGTCGGCGACGCCGCGCGTCGGGTCGTTCAAGAAGGGGCCGTTCCACATCGCCATGCAGGCGGGTGTGCCGGTGGTGCCGGTGGTGCTGCGCAACGCGGGCGAGGTGATGTGGCGGGGTTCGCAGCTGATCAAGCCCGGCGTGGTGGAAGTGCGGGTGCTGCCGCCGGTGGACACGTCGTCGTGGTCGCCGGAGACGGTCGGCGAGCACGCCGAGCAGGTGCGGCAAATGTTCGTCGACGCGCTCACCGACTGGCCGGTCACGGCGTTCGACGACGGTCGGCTGACGCGGACGATGGGCGTGTTCGAATGGCAGGAGTCCGGCGATGACGAGTGA